In Staphylococcus lloydii, the following proteins share a genomic window:
- the pheT gene encoding phenylalanine--tRNA ligase subunit beta, whose product MLISKEWLESYVEVNQPVNVLAERITRTGIEVDDIIDYTQDIKNLVVGYVISKTSHPDADKLNICTVDIGEEEPVQIVCGAPNVDAGQTVIVAKVGGRLPGGIKIKKAKLRGQQSAGMICSLQEIGIASNLVPKQFEDGIFVFPEVVEPGTDALSALYLNDQVMEFDLTPNRADALSMVGTAYETAALYNTSMAKPQTATKDTDESIHDSMSVTIENPDKTPYYSVRGVKNVTIAPSPIWMQTRLIKAGIRPINNVVDISNYVLLEYGQPLHMFDKDQIGSDQIVVRQAQENETMTTLDDQQRSLVSSDIVITNGQKPVALGGVMGGDFSEVTPNTTNVLVEGAIFDPVSIRHTSRRLNLRSESSSRFEKGIATEFVNEAVDRACYLLQTYAGGTVLNDRVSQGDLGEFITPINITVDKVNNTIGFDLSADDIINIFVQLGFKTENNSDTLTVHVPSRRKDITIQEDLIEEIARIYGYDEIPSTLPVFDTVTSGKLTDRQAKTRIVKSSLEGVGLSEAINYSLINKERARQFTLVDRGTTELLMPMSEAHSTLRQSLIPHLIDAVSYNVARKNKDVRLFELGRVFFDNGKGKLPDEVEYLSGILTGDYVTNDWQNKKEEIDFFIAKGVVDRIAETLDITFDYANGEVEGMHPGRTAMIYLNDEVVGFVGELHPTVEQSYDLNRTYVFELNYEKLMAVKVGYINYEPIPRFPGAARDIALLINRETPSAELIQTIKQHGGNILQDTQVFDVYEGEHVAEDEKSVAIRLYYLDTEETLTDDKVNAVHDDILEALQNNGATIR is encoded by the coding sequence GATATTAAAAATTTAGTGGTTGGCTATGTAATTTCAAAAACTTCACACCCTGATGCGGATAAGTTAAATATCTGTACAGTAGATATTGGTGAAGAAGAACCTGTACAAATTGTTTGTGGTGCACCGAATGTTGACGCAGGACAAACAGTCATCGTTGCTAAAGTAGGTGGCAGATTACCTGGTGGCATTAAAATTAAGAAAGCTAAACTACGTGGTCAACAATCTGCAGGTATGATTTGCTCATTACAAGAGATTGGCATAGCTAGTAATTTAGTACCTAAACAATTTGAAGACGGTATATTTGTTTTCCCTGAAGTTGTGGAACCTGGAACGGATGCATTGTCGGCATTATATTTGAATGATCAAGTAATGGAATTTGATTTAACGCCAAACAGAGCAGATGCGCTAAGTATGGTAGGAACGGCATATGAAACTGCTGCACTTTATAATACATCTATGGCAAAACCACAAACAGCAACTAAAGATACAGATGAATCAATTCATGACAGTATGTCTGTAACAATAGAAAACCCTGATAAAACACCGTATTACAGTGTGAGAGGGGTTAAAAACGTTACAATTGCTCCATCTCCAATTTGGATGCAAACACGTTTAATCAAAGCGGGAATTAGACCTATTAATAATGTTGTCGACATTTCAAACTATGTGTTATTAGAATATGGTCAACCATTGCATATGTTCGATAAAGACCAAATTGGTTCAGACCAAATTGTAGTAAGACAAGCACAAGAAAATGAAACAATGACAACACTTGATGACCAACAACGTAGTTTAGTATCAAGTGATATCGTAATAACTAATGGACAAAAACCTGTCGCTTTAGGTGGCGTAATGGGTGGAGACTTTTCAGAAGTAACGCCAAATACGACGAATGTGTTAGTCGAGGGTGCCATTTTTGATCCTGTATCAATTCGACATACTTCTCGTAGACTAAACTTACGTAGCGAATCTTCAAGTCGTTTTGAAAAAGGTATTGCGACTGAATTCGTAAACGAAGCCGTAGATAGAGCTTGTTATTTATTACAAACTTATGCTGGTGGAACGGTATTAAATGACCGTGTATCACAAGGTGATTTAGGCGAATTTATTACGCCAATCAATATCACTGTAGATAAAGTGAACAACACGATTGGATTCGACTTAAGTGCAGATGATATCATCAATATCTTTGTTCAATTAGGTTTTAAAACAGAAAATAATAGTGATACGTTAACTGTACATGTACCATCAAGACGTAAAGATATTACTATCCAAGAAGACTTAATTGAAGAAATAGCTAGAATCTATGGTTATGATGAAATTCCATCTACATTGCCAGTATTTGATACTGTTACAAGTGGTAAATTAACAGATAGACAAGCTAAAACTCGAATTGTTAAAAGCTCATTAGAAGGTGTAGGACTAAGCGAAGCAATTAACTATTCTTTAATTAATAAAGAAAGAGCGCGACAGTTCACATTAGTTGATAGAGGCACTACAGAGTTATTAATGCCTATGAGTGAAGCACATTCAACTTTACGTCAAAGTTTAATACCACATTTAATTGATGCCGTATCTTATAATGTTGCTCGTAAAAATAAAGACGTAAGATTATTTGAATTAGGACGTGTATTTTTCGATAATGGTAAAGGTAAATTACCTGATGAAGTAGAATATTTAAGTGGTATTTTAACTGGCGATTATGTAACAAATGATTGGCAAAATAAAAAAGAAGAAATCGATTTCTTCATCGCTAAAGGTGTCGTAGATAGAATTGCTGAAACACTAGATATCACTTTTGATTATGCTAATGGTGAAGTCGAAGGTATGCATCCAGGTAGAACTGCCATGATTTATTTAAACGATGAAGTGGTAGGATTTGTTGGAGAATTACACCCAACAGTCGAGCAAAGTTATGATTTAAATCGTACTTATGTATTTGAATTAAACTATGAAAAATTAATGGCTGTGAAAGTGGGTTATATTAATTATGAACCAATTCCAAGATTCCCTGGTGCTGCTAGAGATATAGCATTATTAATTAATAGAGAAACACCATCAGCAGAACTTATTCAAACAATTAAACAACATGGTGGCAATATTTTACAGGATACACAGGTGTTTGATGTTTATGAAGGTGAACATGTTGCTGAAGATGAAAAATCTGTAGCAATAAGACTATATTATTTAGATACAGAGGAGACATTAACTGATGATAAAGTTAATGCTGTCCATGATGATATTTTAGAAGCGTTACAAAATAATGGTGCAACAATCCGTTAA
- a CDS encoding CvpA family protein: MIIDLAVALVFIYMAVIGFRRGLGFSILHGACTVAALFISNTYYLMIARRLELFVPFPKTVAYDMNFAVPFEQLQERFYHIIAFIFIAIIVKLILYAIVAVFDNMIKQSRITLWSRIIGVVVSIITSLIVVNLALYVLAIYPNEIVQSQLSVSLTGKPLILNIPFLSHFILKI; this comes from the coding sequence ATGATTATAGATTTAGCTGTAGCGCTTGTTTTTATTTATATGGCAGTTATTGGCTTTAGACGTGGTTTGGGTTTTAGTATATTACATGGGGCTTGTACAGTAGCCGCTTTATTTATAAGTAATACATACTATCTAATGATTGCACGTCGTTTAGAATTGTTTGTCCCGTTTCCGAAAACGGTGGCGTATGATATGAATTTTGCTGTGCCGTTCGAACAATTGCAAGAGCGTTTTTATCATATTATTGCATTTATTTTTATCGCTATCATTGTGAAGTTGATTCTCTATGCTATTGTAGCTGTATTTGATAATATGATTAAGCAATCTCGTATTACGCTATGGAGTAGAATAATTGGCGTGGTAGTTAGTATAATCACTTCATTAATAGTAGTGAATTTAGCGCTTTATGTGTTAGCGATCTATCCAAATGAAATAGTACAATCACAACTTTCAGTATCTTTAACTGGTAAACCATTAATTTTAAACATACCATTTTTATCACACTTTATTTTAAAAATATAA
- the polX gene encoding DNA polymerase/3'-5' exonuclease PolX produces the protein MTKKDVIQLLEKIATYMELKGENTFKVSAYRKAAQSLEIDERPLEEIEDVTELKGIGKGVGEVIDEYRQTKESSTLAALEQEVPAGLVPLLKIQGLGSKKIAKLYKELNITDKEALQSACEQGKVSELSGFAKKTEQNILEAVKALGAKKDHYPIDQMRGLSAEINEFLDTIDDIDKYEVAGSFRRYKESSKDLDYIISTTNPQSVQEALIKIPNKQKEVAVGSTKVSLEVSYDDETIGVDFRLIEPAAFYHTLQHFTGSKDHNIRIRQMAKDKNEKISEYGIEQADGNLIQYQSEEEIYQHFDVEWIAPAMREDGSEFDKDLSNVITLDDINGDIHMHTTYSDGAFSIKDMIEANIKKGYEFMVITDHSQSLKVANGLSEERLLRQNEEIKELNKQYDEIDIYSGIEMDILPDGSLDYSDEILAKLDYVIAAIHQSFNQSEDEIMQRLENACRNPYVRHIAHPTGRIIGRRPGYEPNIDKLCALAEDTNTILEINANPKRLDLNAEVVKKHPNVQLTINTDAHHVDHLNFMKYGVATAEKGFVHKDRVINTMTRASFKSFIENNIKLKK, from the coding sequence ATGACAAAAAAAGATGTTATCCAATTATTAGAAAAAATTGCCACTTATATGGAATTAAAAGGCGAGAATACATTTAAAGTTTCAGCATATAGAAAAGCTGCGCAAAGTTTAGAAATAGATGAACGTCCTTTAGAAGAAATTGAAGACGTTACAGAATTAAAAGGCATAGGAAAGGGCGTAGGTGAAGTAATTGACGAATATAGACAGACGAAAGAATCATCGACATTAGCTGCGCTTGAACAAGAAGTTCCTGCAGGCCTAGTACCATTGTTAAAAATACAAGGTTTAGGTAGTAAAAAAATTGCTAAATTATATAAAGAATTAAATATCACTGATAAAGAAGCGCTACAAAGTGCTTGTGAACAAGGCAAAGTGAGTGAACTAAGCGGTTTTGCTAAAAAAACAGAGCAAAATATTTTAGAAGCGGTAAAAGCGTTAGGTGCTAAAAAAGATCATTATCCTATCGACCAAATGCGAGGTTTGAGTGCGGAAATAAATGAGTTCCTAGATACTATTGATGACATTGATAAATATGAAGTTGCCGGCAGCTTCAGAAGATATAAAGAATCCAGTAAAGACTTAGATTATATTATTAGCACAACAAATCCTCAGTCAGTTCAAGAAGCATTAATTAAAATACCAAATAAACAAAAAGAAGTGGCAGTTGGCTCTACGAAAGTGTCACTTGAAGTAAGTTATGATGATGAAACAATAGGCGTAGATTTCCGTCTAATCGAACCAGCGGCTTTTTATCATACGTTACAACACTTTACAGGTTCAAAGGATCATAATATTAGAATTCGTCAGATGGCGAAAGATAAAAATGAAAAAATTAGCGAGTACGGTATAGAACAAGCTGATGGAAATTTAATACAATATCAAAGTGAAGAAGAAATATACCAACATTTTGACGTAGAATGGATTGCGCCTGCAATGCGTGAAGATGGCAGTGAATTTGATAAAGACTTATCAAATGTAATAACGCTTGATGATATTAACGGTGATATCCATATGCACACAACATATAGTGATGGCGCATTTAGTATCAAAGATATGATAGAAGCAAATATAAAAAAAGGATATGAGTTTATGGTAATCACTGACCATTCTCAAAGTCTAAAAGTTGCTAATGGTTTGTCTGAAGAACGCTTATTACGACAAAATGAAGAAATAAAAGAACTCAATAAGCAATATGATGAAATAGATATTTATTCTGGAATAGAAATGGATATATTACCAGATGGAAGTTTAGATTATAGTGATGAAATATTAGCTAAGTTAGATTATGTTATTGCTGCAATTCATCAAAGCTTTAATCAAAGTGAAGATGAAATCATGCAACGTTTAGAAAATGCTTGTCGAAATCCTTATGTAAGACATATAGCGCATCCTACAGGTCGTATTATTGGTAGAAGACCTGGTTATGAACCAAACATTGATAAATTATGTGCATTAGCAGAAGATACAAATACTATATTAGAAATTAATGCTAATCCGAAGCGTCTTGATTTAAATGCAGAAGTTGTTAAAAAACATCCTAATGTCCAATTAACGATTAATACTGACGCACATCACGTAGACCATTTGAACTTTATGAAATACGGCGTAGCCACAGCCGAAAAAGGTTTTGTTCATAAAGATAGAGTCATTAATACTATGACAAGAGCATCATTTAAATCATTTATTGAAAACAATATTAAATTGAAGAAATAG
- the zapA gene encoding cell division protein ZapA encodes MGEFKNRINVIINDKHYTIVGTDNPEHIRYVANLVDEKLKELGRKNAGLDTTRKAVLTAVNVMHEKVQLEEENYKLQQELQQYKNRENQ; translated from the coding sequence ATGGGTGAGTTTAAGAATAGAATCAACGTAATCATAAATGATAAACATTATACTATTGTAGGAACTGATAATCCTGAACATATACGCTATGTTGCGAATTTGGTTGATGAAAAGTTAAAAGAATTAGGCCGTAAAAATGCAGGGTTAGATACTACGCGAAAAGCGGTACTTACTGCAGTGAATGTCATGCATGAAAAAGTGCAATTAGAAGAAGAAAACTATAAACTGCAACAAGAATTGCAGCAATATAAAAATAGAGAAAATCAATGA
- the rnhC gene encoding ribonuclease HIII — MSNIVHKLSAAEVSQLIKRLDFETTNLPQGMKAKIKYKGTVISIYNSNKVMFQGNNAESTAHELLPNVSTSNTSKTSSPAKSSNKKVASHPPFNKHNCIGSDEAGSGDYFGPLTVCATYVSKEHCQVLKTLGVDDSKKLTDAKIVELAEQLVTFIPHSLLTLDNKNYNIKQASGWSQVKMKAVLHNEAIKNVTAKIETDALDYIVIDQFAEPKVYKRYALTQLPFEERTCFETKGESKSLAIAAASIISRYAFVKNMDHLSKKHNTTLPKGASNKVDLSAAKIIERWNIDVLDDITKKHFANRNKALALVNKKHN; from the coding sequence ATGAGCAATATCGTACATAAATTATCAGCAGCGGAAGTAAGCCAATTAATTAAACGTTTAGATTTTGAAACAACTAACCTTCCTCAAGGTATGAAAGCTAAAATAAAATATAAAGGTACAGTTATTTCTATATATAATTCAAATAAAGTGATGTTCCAAGGTAACAATGCTGAAAGCACTGCGCATGAGCTTTTACCTAATGTAAGTACATCGAATACTTCTAAGACTTCATCTCCTGCCAAATCATCTAACAAAAAAGTCGCATCGCACCCACCTTTTAACAAGCATAATTGTATTGGCAGTGATGAAGCAGGCAGTGGTGATTATTTTGGTCCTTTAACTGTTTGTGCCACATACGTATCTAAAGAACATTGCCAAGTGTTAAAAACTTTAGGCGTAGACGATTCAAAGAAACTTACTGACGCTAAAATAGTAGAACTCGCTGAACAGCTTGTTACATTTATACCACATTCATTATTAACATTGGATAACAAAAATTATAATATTAAACAAGCTAGTGGTTGGTCCCAAGTTAAAATGAAAGCCGTGTTACATAATGAAGCTATTAAAAATGTTACTGCTAAAATAGAGACCGATGCTTTAGATTATATCGTTATCGATCAATTCGCAGAACCGAAAGTTTATAAAAGATATGCGTTAACTCAACTCCCTTTTGAAGAACGTACGTGTTTTGAAACTAAAGGTGAATCTAAATCTTTAGCCATCGCAGCGGCGAGTATCATATCACGCTATGCTTTTGTGAAAAATATGGATCATCTCTCAAAAAAACATAATACAACGCTACCTAAAGGAGCAAGTAACAAAGTAGACTTAAGTGCAGCAAAAATAATTGAACGTTGGAATATCGATGTACTAGATGATATTACTAAAAAACACTTTGCAAACCGTAATAAAGCACTCGCATTAGTTAATAAAAAACATAATTAA
- a CDS encoding endonuclease MutS2 encodes MRQKSLDVLEFDKIKALVEKETISDIGREKAQSMSPAIDLNTVQFQIDETDELSQIYNKHRLPSLSGLSKVSQLVHRATIGGILNVSELNLIKRLIQVQNQFKTFYNQLLEDDEEILYPILHGRMEQLPVLTNLYQTIHQKCDTYDLYDDASYELQGIRSKIASTTQKIKQNLDRIVKSQSNQKKLSDALVTVRNDRNVIPVKAEYRQDFNGIVHDQSASGQTLYIEPNSVVEMNNTISRLKNDEAVERERILIELTAEVATEAEGCLTAENVMGQIDFLIAKARYASSIKATKPTFNTERTVYLPKAFHPLLDQETVVANTIEFAEDISTVIITGPNTGGKTVTLKTLGLIVVMAQSGLLIPTLDGSKLSIFENVFCDIGDEQSIEQSLSTFSSHMKNIVEILEDATSDSLILFDELGAGTDPSEGAALAMSILDYVHNVNSLVMATTHYPELKAYSYNRERVMNASVEFDVTTLSPTYKLLMGVPGRSNAFDISSKLGLDKTIIQQAQSMIGQDEQEINEMIASLESNSKRVDDQRIELDKLLREAQETHDELEKKYEQYQAYEKRLMDEAKDKANQRVKSATQEADQILKDLRTLRDKKGADVKEHELIDKKKQLDDQYEAKDIKQQVKKQKWDEIHAGDEVKVLTYGQKGEVLEVVSNEEAIVQMGIIKMKLPLSDLEKTKKTQEAPTKMVKRQNRQNIKMDLDLRGYRYEEALNELDQYIDQAVLSNYQQVNIIHGKGTGALQKGVQNYLKNHKSVASYRNGMPSEGGFGVTVVELK; translated from the coding sequence ATGAGACAGAAATCATTAGATGTCTTAGAATTCGATAAAATTAAAGCTTTAGTAGAGAAAGAAACTATTAGTGACATAGGCCGTGAAAAAGCGCAAAGCATGTCACCAGCAATAGATTTGAATACAGTTCAATTTCAAATTGATGAAACAGATGAATTATCCCAAATTTATAATAAACATAGATTACCTAGTTTGAGCGGTCTATCGAAGGTTTCACAGTTAGTCCATAGAGCAACAATTGGAGGTATATTAAATGTTAGCGAACTGAATTTAATTAAAAGATTAATTCAAGTGCAGAACCAATTTAAAACTTTTTATAATCAACTGTTAGAAGACGATGAAGAAATTTTATATCCTATTTTGCATGGCAGAATGGAACAATTACCTGTATTAACAAATTTGTATCAAACGATTCATCAAAAATGTGATACGTATGATTTATATGATGATGCGAGTTATGAATTGCAAGGCATTCGCAGTAAAATTGCGAGTACGACACAAAAAATTAAACAAAATCTTGATAGAATAGTTAAAAGCCAAAGCAATCAAAAGAAATTATCAGATGCTTTAGTTACAGTTAGAAATGACCGAAATGTTATCCCTGTTAAAGCGGAATACCGTCAAGACTTTAATGGTATCGTGCATGACCAATCTGCCTCAGGACAGACATTATATATAGAACCTAATTCTGTAGTAGAAATGAATAATACAATTAGTAGACTGAAAAATGATGAAGCGGTCGAAAGGGAACGTATATTAATTGAATTAACTGCAGAAGTAGCTACTGAAGCAGAAGGTTGCCTAACTGCTGAAAATGTAATGGGACAAATCGACTTTTTAATCGCGAAAGCGCGTTATGCTAGTTCCATTAAAGCAACAAAGCCAACATTTAATACAGAACGTACCGTTTATTTACCTAAAGCATTCCATCCTTTATTGGATCAAGAAACCGTTGTTGCCAATACAATTGAATTTGCCGAAGACATATCTACAGTTATAATCACGGGGCCAAATACTGGTGGTAAAACAGTAACTTTAAAAACACTTGGACTGATAGTCGTTATGGCGCAGTCGGGTCTTTTAATTCCTACTTTAGATGGCAGCAAATTAAGTATCTTTGAAAATGTATTTTGTGATATTGGAGATGAGCAATCGATAGAACAGTCACTCTCAACTTTCTCATCTCATATGAAAAACATAGTTGAAATACTGGAAGATGCGACATCGGATAGCTTGATTTTATTTGACGAGTTAGGTGCAGGTACTGACCCTAGTGAAGGTGCAGCACTTGCTATGAGTATTTTAGATTATGTACACAACGTTAATAGTTTAGTCATGGCTACGACACATTATCCAGAGTTAAAAGCGTATAGCTATAATAGAGAACGCGTCATGAATGCGAGTGTTGAATTTGATGTAACGACGTTAAGCCCAACTTATAAATTATTAATGGGTGTACCAGGACGTTCGAATGCCTTTGATATATCAAGTAAATTAGGTCTTGATAAGACAATTATTCAACAAGCTCAATCTATGATTGGTCAAGATGAACAAGAAATTAACGAAATGATAGCTTCGCTTGAAAGCAATTCTAAACGTGTAGATGATCAACGTATAGAACTCGACAAATTATTGAGAGAAGCACAAGAAACACATGATGAATTAGAGAAGAAATATGAACAATATCAAGCTTATGAAAAACGCTTAATGGACGAAGCTAAAGATAAAGCAAACCAACGTGTTAAATCTGCGACACAAGAAGCGGATCAAATATTAAAAGATTTAAGAACGTTACGCGATAAAAAAGGCGCTGACGTAAAAGAACATGAACTTATAGATAAGAAAAAACAACTTGATGATCAATATGAAGCAAAAGATATTAAGCAACAAGTGAAAAAACAAAAATGGGATGAAATTCATGCTGGCGACGAAGTTAAAGTATTAACTTACGGTCAAAAAGGTGAAGTCCTTGAAGTTGTATCAAACGAAGAAGCAATTGTTCAAATGGGAATCATTAAAATGAAACTCCCATTAAGCGACCTAGAGAAAACGAAAAAGACACAAGAAGCACCTACAAAAATGGTTAAGCGTCAAAATAGACAAAATATAAAAATGGATTTAGACTTAAGAGGTTATCGTTATGAAGAAGCACTTAATGAACTTGACCAATATATTGACCAAGCCGTATTAAGCAATTATCAGCAAGTCAATATTATTCACGGAAAAGGGACAGGTGCTTTGCAAAAAGGTGTGCAAAACTATTTGAAAAACCACAAAAGTGTGGCATCTTATAGAAATGGAATGCCTAGCGAAGGTGGTTTTGGCGTTACGGTAGTAGAACTTAAATAA